TTTACAAAAAGTTCAAGTTAAATTTTTTCCCTTCTTTACCCCAGCTCTTGGGATATTTTGCTGATCTCACTAAAGCTTAAAATAGATCAAGTGTTCCACTCATATTTCACTCAAGTATCCTCTCACACTTCCCTGTCTTCTTATCCGCTGTAATCCCATGACCCTCGCGGACAAGATTGAAGAGAAAGAGATCAACGCCAACGCTCTTAAATGCAAAAAAATGTTTAGAGTTGTGGATATCACGACCGTAAACTACCCAGCCTTAGCCCAGACCAACtcatccatccatccatcaTCAAACACGACCCGGAACCCCAACAGCAGGAGAATGCGACTTTTGCTTGCTGGACGCATCTGGTCTAGAATCTTTATCTGTATTCTTCATTCTAGCCAAAAGAACATGCAGAGTCTTCTTTTCCCTGCCGTCGTTGTCCAGCACGTGAATGAGGTCGCGGAGTTGGATACCAGCGCCCGTGTCAGTCCGTTCAATGGCCTCGCCGAATTTGCGCTTGCGGCCCATGAGCGCCTTGTCCGGGGCTTGCACGGTGGGAGTAGTGGTGCCGCTGGGTGCTGCTGTGGCTGTGGGACGGGGAGTTGAGGCACCGGATGCTACACCTGATGCTGCGCCGCCTCCGCCTCCGCctccgccgccgccgccagTCATCCAGGAGTatttcttcttcttgccgCCGAGGGCCATGCTGGCGGTTTCGTTTGCTTTGCCGAAGACGACCACGTCGGATTGGCTTTGCTTTTTTGCTGCTGCGAGCGCTTTCTTGGTTACGGGTTCGGGGAGGGGTATCGGTATGGCGGGGGTATCTGCTGGTGTTGCTGATGCGCCTGCTTGGCGTTGGGTGCGTTTGCGGAGGCGCTCTTGCTCCCACTTGTAGTCGTCGTTTACACGCTTTACGAGGGCTGTGACGACGCGGTTGGGGTTCTGGTACGTCCTTTGTGGTGTGGGGGGCGCTTCGCTTGGGGGTGTTGGTAGGCGTGCTGCATTTGGGAGACCTGGGCATGTTAGCGGTTATGTGAAGGGTAGCAAAGGCAGACCGACCCTTGCTTGCTGTAGTCGTGGGGCTGACAGCACTGTCGGGCGCTTCCCACGGTGTCTTCAAGATGTTGACGGGCGGAGCCATCTTCTCTTGAGCATCCCGCTCTACAACTGCGATATCGACCAGTTGAGGTGGGATGAGGCCATGTGAAGTGTTCTGCCGGCCTTGACATAGAGCAAACGCGTCCTCCACAACGGTCCGCACGCGCTCTTCAGCAGCTAGCGATATTAAGGTAAGGATCTCCACGAGCGGAGCATTCTGGTTAAGTAAGCTTGCTGCCTCCAATCCGATAATCTGCTCGCCGTCTGAGCCGGCTCGAGTGGTGCGCTTAATCTCCTGCTGGCCCTTGTCCGGTATCTTATCGAACAAGCCATCCACATTGATGGAAATGCCGTGGTCGTACCCGCGCTTCGCAATCCTATGTCTGAGCACACTTGCAGACAAGAAAGGGTCGTTTAGAGGTTGCTGTGCCGACTCGTTCAGAATACGAGCCGCTTGTTCATGCTTCCTGATGAACTCTGCCTGTTGCTGCTCTTCCGTCATCTCCTGACTGAGCGCGCCCGTTCCTTGGTATGCGCCATGGCCAGATTGCTGACCCCAATTGTTAAAACTGTTATTCGCAGACGCTGTAGATCCTGTGGCCTGCGAGTTGAAGCTCCTGTAGTTGTGCAGCAAGTTGTCCTCCTCGGCGCGTAAATCAATTCCGGATCCAGTAAGTACATCGCTGATGTTGTTAACGTCCAGGTCGCGCGCATTCGCCTTTTCTAATTCGGAGCTGTCTCCAGTCTTGCTATACGGGAGCTTGGGTGGGGGCATAGAGCTCTGCGGCGCCGGTTGTGGTGCATTGGGATGCTGGTAAGGCTGCGGCTGGTGGAACGGCGGGGGGTGCATAGCGGCAGGTGAGGTCGGTAGGGAATTATAGCCGGGCGTCTGGGGAGATGTGGTATATGGTGAAGGAGGGTAGGTCGGCGCGTTAGGAATCGCAAATGGGGATTGGTAAGGCGCGGGCGATGGCGGGTTGGGCGACAGTCGCTGCCGCTTGTTCGGAGGGATGCCGCTTCCCATGGTTGGAGATATGACTGGTGGTGAGTGCTGGTAGTTTTGCGGTGAGAAGGTGCGCTGttgttggtggtggtgaagaTTCTGAGTCTGCACTGGCGGTGGTGGCTGCTGCTGGCCATGCGGCGGGTACTGGTTCTGGTTGTAGGCCATAGTAGGCAGCCCGTCCCCTACGGGGAGTTGCGCAGGCGGAAATCGTCTATATGCGTGTCATACGGGAGCAGTAAAGGTCCAGGCTGATGGCGATGGCGATTTTACGTGTTGATCGGGCAGGCGCGGTGGTGATTCGGAAGGCGCGTCGTCTGGCATGTCTCGGTGGAAAGAGCGACCAGGTTCAGTATAGAATGCACGACTATGCACGGGCCCCAACGCGAGCCTTGGCATACGCGCGAGACAAAGGCGAACCGTAACGGCCTTTGGACAATCACTTCGCCCTCACTCGACGCTGCCGCCAATTTATTTCCACCCTCCGTCACCGCAGATTAAGGTGTCGATTAGTGCTGCG
The sequence above is a segment of the Pyrenophora tritici-repentis strain M4 chromosome 3, whole genome shotgun sequence genome. Coding sequences within it:
- a CDS encoding DUF605 multi-domain protein; amino-acid sequence: MGSGIPPNKRQRLSPNPPSPAPYQSPFAIPNAPTYPPSPYTTSPQTPGYNSLPTSPAAMHPPPFHQPQPYQHPNAPQPAPQSSMPPPKLPYSKTGDSSELEKANARDLDVNNISDVLTGSGIDLRAEEDNLLHNYRSFNSQATGSTASANNSFNNWGQQSGHGAYQGTGALSQEMTEEQQQAEFIRKHEQAARILNESAQQPLNDPFLSASVLRHRIAKRGYDHGISINVDGLFDKIPDKGQQEIKRTTRAGSDGEQIIGLEAASLLNQNAPLVEILTLISLAAEERVRTVVEDAFALCQGRQNTSHGLIPPQLVDIAVVERDAQEKMAPPVNILKTPWEAPDSAVSPTTTASKGLPNAARLPTPPSEAPPTPQRTYQNPNRVVTALVKRVNDDYKWEQERLRKRTQRQAGASATPADTPAIPIPLPEPRKFGEAIERTDTGAGIQLRDLIHVLDNDGREKKTLHVLLARMKNTDKDSRPDASSKQKSHSPAVGVPGRV